From a region of the Solanum stenotomum isolate F172 chromosome 2, ASM1918654v1, whole genome shotgun sequence genome:
- the LOC125856767 gene encoding putative GEM-like protein 8 isoform X3 — protein sequence MLLNHQPNLNISHIPSKYSNTPPQIRITMKNLLRGNLVGIPMSSSVCSLERQTKRLLALSACEDHIVPYGTSKNLSQIKQRKYVIGKMNKLGEKMDCLVQSIREHVSLSPKLTKTLKGKLSLGAKILQVGGLEKIFRQKFSVRDDEKLLKVCQCYLSTTAGPIAGLLFISTDKIAFCSERSIKLLSPTEKLLRIYYKVSIPISKIMKAKESKNMQKPSQKYIQVITEDDFEFWFMGFLNHQKTLRYLQQAISSSSKL from the exons ATGCTTTTAAACCATCAACCAAACTTAAATATTTCTCACATACCTTCAAAATACAGTAATACTCCACCTCAAATCAGAATCACAATGAAGAACTTACTCCGTGGAAATTTGGTGGGTATTCCCATGAGTTCATCAGTATGTTCACTTGAAAGGCAGACGAAAAGACTACTTGCCCTATCTGCTTGCGAAGACCATATCGTTCCATATGGAACTTCAAAGAACTTGTCTCAAATAAAGCAAA GAAAATATGTCATTGGTAAGATGAACAAATTGGGAGAAAAGATGGATTGTCTTGTACAAAGCATCCGTGAGCATG TGAGCCTAAGCCCGAAACTAACAAAAACTTTAAAGGGAAAATTGAGCCTTGGAGCAAAAATTCTTCAAGTAGGAGGGTTGGAGAAAATATTCAGGCAGAAGTTCAGTGTTAGAGATGATGAAAAGCTATTGAAAGTTTGTCAATGCTATTTATCAACTACAGCTGGTCCAATTGCAGGCCTTCTCTTCATCTCTACCGATAAGATTGCTTTCTGCAGTGAGAGATCAATAAAGCTCTTATCTCCAACTGAAAAGTTGCTTAGAATCTACTATAAG GTATCAATCCCAATAAGTAAGATAATGAAAGCAAAAGAGAGCAAAAATATGCAAAAGCCATCACAGAAGTATATACAAGTAATTACAGAGGATGATTTTGAGTTCTGGTTTATGGGATTCCTCAATCATCAGAAGACACTGAGATATCTGCAGCAGGCAATCTCCAGCTCAAGCAAGTTATGA
- the LOC125856767 gene encoding putative GEM-like protein 8 isoform X4, translating to MLLNHQPNLNISHIPSKYSNTPPQIRITMKNLLRGNLVGIPMSSSVCSLERQTKRLLALSACEDHIVPYGTSKNLSQIKQRKYVIGKMNKLGERMDCLVQSIREHVSLSPKLTETLKGKWSLGAKNFQVGGLEKIFRQKFTVRDDEKLLKVCQCYLSTTAGPIAGLLFISTDKISFCSERSIKLLSPTEKLLRIYYKVSIPISKIMKAKESKNMQKPSQKYIQVITEDDFEFWFMGFLNHQKTLRYLQQAISSSSKL from the exons ATGCTTTTAAACCATCAACCAAACTTAAATATTTCTCACATACCTTCAAAATACAGTAATACTCCACCTCAAATCAGAATCACAATGAAGAACTTACTCCGTGGAAATTTGGTGGGTATTCCCATGAGTTCATCAGTATGTTCACTTGAAAGGCAGACGAAAAGACTACTTGCCCTATCTGCTTGCGAAGACCATATCGTTCCATATGGAACTTCAAAGAACTTGTCTCAAATAAAGCAAA GAAAATATGTCATTGGTAAGATGAACAAATTGGGAGAAAGGATGGATTGTCTTGTACAAAGCATCCGTGAGCATG TGAGCCTAAGTCCGAAACTAACAGAAACTTTAAAGGGAAAATGGAGCCTTGGAGCAAAAAATTTTCAAGTAGGAGGGTTGGAGAAAATATTCAGGCAGAAATTCACTGTTAGAGATGATGAAAAGCTATTGAAAGTTTGTCAATGCTATTTATCAACTACAGCTGGTCCAATAGCAGGCCTTCTCTTCATCTCTACCGATAAGATTTCTTTCTGCAGTGAGAGATCAATAAAGCTCTTATCTCCAACTGAAAAGTTGCTTAGAATCTACTACAAG GTATCAATCCCAATAAGTAAGATAATGAAAGCAAAAGAGAGCAAAAATATGCAAAAGCCATCACAGAAGTATATACAAGTAATTACAGAGGATGATTTTGAGTTCTGGTTTATGGGATTCCTCAATCATCAGAAGACACTGAGATATCTGCAGCAGGCAATCTCCAGCTCAAGCAAGTTATGA
- the LOC125856767 gene encoding putative GEM-like protein 8 isoform X2 — translation MLLNHQPNLNISHIPSKYSNTPPQIRITMKNLLRGNLVGIPMSSSVCSLERQTKRLLALSACEDHIVPYGTSKNLSQIKQRKYVIGKMNKLGEKMDCLVQSIREHVSLSPKLTKTLKGKLSLGAKILQVGGLEKIFRQKFSVRDDEKLLKVCQCYLSTTAGPIAGLLFISTDKIAFCSERSIKLLSPTEKLLRIYYKVSIPISKIMKAKESKNMQKPSQKYIQVITEDDFEFWFMGFLNHQKTLRYLQKAISSSSKL, via the exons ATGCTTTTAAACCATCAACCAAACTTAAATATTTCTCACATACCTTCAAAATACAGTAATACTCCACCTCAAATCAGAATCACAATGAAGAACTTACTCCGTGGAAATTTGGTGGGTATTCCCATGAGTTCATCAGTATGTTCACTTGAAAGGCAGACGAAAAGACTACTTGCCCTATCTGCTTGCGAAGACCATATCGTTCCATATGGAACTTCAAAGAACTTGTCTCAAATAAAGCAAA GAAAATATGTCATTGGTAAGATGAACAAATTGGGAGAAAAGATGGATTGTCTTGTACAAAGCATCCGTGAGCATG TGAGCCTAAGCCCGAAACTAACAAAAACTTTAAAGGGAAAATTGAGCCTTGGAGCAAAAATTCTTCAAGTAGGAGGGTTGGAGAAAATATTCAGGCAGAAGTTCAGTGTTAGAGATGATGAAAAGCTATTGAAAGTTTGTCAATGCTATTTATCAACTACAGCTGGTCCAATTGCAGGCCTTCTCTTCATCTCTACCGATAAGATTGCTTTCTGCAGTGAGAGATCAATAAAGCTCTTATCTCCAACTGAAAAGTTGCTTAGAATCTACTATAAG GTATCAATCCCAATAAGTAAGATAATGAAAGCAAAAGAGAGCAAAAATATGCAAAAGCCATCACAGAAGTATATACAAGTAATTACAGAGGATGATTTTGAGTTCTGGTTTATGGGATTCCTCAATCATCAGAAGACACTGAGATATCTGCAGAAGGCAATCTCCAGCTCAAGCAAGTTATGA
- the LOC125856767 gene encoding putative GEM-like protein 8 isoform X1 produces MLHGMLLKQQPNLNISHIPSQYSNTPPQIRMTMKNLLRGNLVGIPMSSAVCLLERQPKRQLALSACEDHIVPYATSKNLSQIKQRKYVIGKMNKLGERMDCLVQSIREHVSLSPKLTETLKGKWSLGAKNFQVGGLEKIFRQKFTVRDDEKLLKVCQCYLSTTAGPIAGLLFISTDKISFCSERSIKLLSPTEKLLRIYYKVSIPISKIMKAKESKNMQKPSQKYIQVITEDDFEFWFMGFLNHQKTLRYLQQAISSSSKL; encoded by the exons ATGCTACATGGAATGCTTTTAAAACAACAACCAAACTTAAATATTTCTCACATACCTTCACAATACAGTAATACTCCACCTCAAATCAGAATGACAATGAAGAACTTACTCCGTGGAAATTTGGTGGGTATTCCCATGAGTTCAGCAGTGTGTTTACTTGAAAGGCAGCCGAAAAGACAACTTGCCCTATCTGCTTGCGAAGACCATATTGTTCCATATGCAACTTCAAAGAACTTGTCTCAAATTAAGCAAA GAAAATATGTCATTGGTAAGATGAACAAATTGGGAGAAAGGATGGATTGTCTTGTACAAAGCATCCGTGAGCATG TGAGCCTAAGTCCGAAACTAACAGAAACTTTAAAGGGAAAATGGAGCCTTGGAGCAAAAAATTTTCAAGTAGGAGGGTTGGAGAAAATATTCAGGCAGAAATTCACTGTTAGAGATGATGAAAAGCTATTGAAAGTTTGTCAATGCTATTTATCAACTACAGCTGGTCCAATAGCAGGCCTTCTCTTCATCTCTACCGATAAGATTTCTTTCTGCAGTGAGAGATCAATAAAGCTCTTATCTCCAACTGAAAAGTTGCTTAGAATCTACTACAAG GTATCAATCCCAATAAGTAAGATAATGAAAGCAAAAGAGAGCAAAAATATGCAAAAGCCATCACAGAAGTATATACAAGTAATTACAGAGGATGATTTTGAGTTCTGGTTTATGGGATTCCTCAATCATCAGAAGACACTGAGATATCTGCAGCAGGCAATCTCCAGCTCAAGCAAGTTATGA
- the LOC125856766 gene encoding putative GEM-like protein 8, which translates to MLHGLLLNHQPNLNISHIPSKYSNTPPQIRMTMKNLLHENLVGIPMSSAVCSLGRQPKRLLALSACEDHIVPYATSKNLSQIKQRKYVIGKMNKLGERMDCLVQSIREHVSLSPKLTKTLKGKLSLGAKILQVGGLEKIFRQKFSVRDDEKLLKVCQCYLSTTAGPIAGLLFISTDKIAFCSERSIKLLSPTEKLLRIYYKVSIPISKIIKAKESKNMQKPSQKYIQVITEDDFEFWFMGFLNHQKTLRYLQQAISSSRKL; encoded by the exons ATGCTACATGGACTGCTTTTAAACCATCAACCAAACTTAAATATTTCTCACATACCTTCAAAATACAGTAATACTCCACCTCAAATCAGAATGACAATGAAGAACTTACTCCATGAAAATTTGGTGGGTATTCCCATGAGTTCAGCAGTATGTTCACTTGGAAGGCAGCCGAAAAGACTACTTGCCCTATCTGCTTGCGAAGACCATATTGTTCCATATGCAACTTCAAAGAACTTGTCTCAAATTAAGCAAA GAAAATATGTCATTGGTAAGATGAACAAATTGGGAGAAAGGATGGATTGTCTTGTACAAAGCATCCGTGAGCATG TGAGCCTAAGCCCGAAACTAACAAAAACTTTAAAGGGAAAATTGAGCCTTGGAGCAAAAATTCTTCAAGTAGGAGGGTTGGAGAAAATATTCAGGCAGAAGTTTAGTGTTAGAGATGATGAAAAGCTATTGAAAGTTTGTCAATGCTATTTATCAACTACAGCTGGTCCAATAGCAGGCCTTCTCTTCATCTCAACCGATAAGATTGCTTTCTGCAGTGAGAGATCAATAAAGCTCTTATCTCCAACTGAAAAGTTGCTTAGAATCTACTATAAG GTATCAATCCCAATTAGTAAGATAATAAAAGCAAAAGAGAGCAAAAATATGCAAAAGCCATCACAGAAGTATATACAAGTAATTACAGAGGATGATTTTGAGTTCTGGTTTATGGGATTCCTCAATCATCAAAAGACACTGAGATATCTGCAGCAGGCAATCTCCAGCTCAAGGAAGTTATGA